The window GGAACGACCGCGCCAGGGCAAGAGTCTTCGGCGTCACCGGCCTCGGCCTGGTGGAACTTACCAGGAAGAGGGCCCGTTCCGATATAAGGGCCTCCTTCACGAGGGGTTGCCCCTTCTGCTGTGGGACTGGCGTTGTGACCAGGGAGGAGAGCATCGCCCTGTCGCTGAAGAGGTTCATCAGGAAGGTGATCCTGTCGGGCCGACCCGAAGCGCTGCTCATCGAACTCCATCCCGCGGTGGCTTCCTTCGTGGCGGAACACTTTCTCCCCTCCTGGGAGGAGGAGTTCGGCACCAGGCTGTACCTGAGGCCGGTCCCCGATAGTCCCTGGGAGAAGTACCGGCTGGAAGCCCAG is drawn from Thermovirga sp. and contains these coding sequences:
- a CDS encoding ribonuclease E, translated to NDRARARVFGVTGLGLVELTRKRARSDIRASFTRGCPFCCGTGVVTREESIALSLKRFIRKVILSGRPEALLIELHPAVASFVAEHFLPSWEEEFGTRLYLRPVPDSPWEKYRLEAQGTLDQVGHRITLLEKRVEGSIVHRTGPY